One genomic region from Halococcus qingdaonensis encodes:
- a CDS encoding DNA topoisomerase VI subunit B encodes MPSLQSTLDDEGVADELAASQRSISIAEFFEKNKHMLGFDSGARGLVTAVKEAVDNALDAAEEAGHLPDIYIEIEEVGDYYRLVVEDNGPGITSEELPKVFGKLLYGSRFHKREQARGQQGIGISAAVLYSQLTSGKPAKITSRTQGGEAKYFELIIDTDSNEPEVSVDETTTWDRTHGTRIELEMEANMRARGQLRDYVKHTAVVNPHARIELREPNGEFKAERATDQLPAETEEIRPHPHGVELGTLLKMLEATDSYSVSGFLQEEFTRVGTKTATNVIGAFTDRHYGREMAWRTPATHEADIEEAVAEAVVNKGQDATDAFAGRVADAIHEHDRLAHHELAALVERAAAATTDETGTTFGDTVQEKAVAAAWAIVRDDRTADFYTLADEATSTRKDDGVIESFAERLAAKFDGEGRARDRLRRETLEEYVERAAAMTAEREDVSFGETARENVTDALWNVARTVPDDPPNVTAVADDRDTASALLSAMAETDIIAPPTDCLSPITADLVRSGLEKEFDADFYASATRDAGVHGGDPFIVEAGIAYGGDLPAEGSVELLRFANRVPLVYQRGACATTDVLKGIGWRNYGLDQPGGSGMPNGPAVIMIHVASTNVPFTSESKDAIANIPAIEDEIELAVREAARELKSYLNKRRSMQQRQEKQDVLGSILPEMADKLATVTEREELKIDDSLARIMNNVLVERRVENSHVELVVENNSGTSESPELTEIVSAEPTSVSDGARVVEMDGEWFIKWSPEVGSDDDSVLKYELADESDYDLDVTGIENAKLTVNT; translated from the coding sequence ATGCCATCCCTCCAGTCGACGCTCGACGACGAGGGGGTCGCCGACGAGCTGGCGGCGAGCCAGCGTTCGATCTCCATCGCCGAGTTCTTCGAGAAGAACAAGCACATGCTCGGGTTCGACAGCGGGGCCCGAGGACTCGTCACCGCCGTCAAGGAGGCCGTCGACAACGCGCTCGACGCCGCCGAGGAAGCCGGCCATCTCCCCGACATCTACATCGAGATCGAGGAGGTCGGCGACTACTACCGGCTCGTCGTCGAGGACAACGGACCCGGCATCACGAGCGAGGAACTTCCCAAAGTGTTCGGGAAGCTCCTCTACGGTTCCCGCTTTCACAAACGCGAACAGGCCCGCGGCCAGCAGGGGATCGGCATCTCGGCGGCGGTGCTCTACTCACAGCTCACCAGCGGTAAACCCGCGAAGATCACCAGCCGGACGCAGGGTGGCGAGGCGAAATACTTCGAGCTCATCATCGACACCGACTCGAACGAGCCCGAGGTCTCCGTCGACGAGACGACGACTTGGGATCGGACCCACGGCACGCGCATCGAACTGGAGATGGAGGCGAACATGCGCGCACGCGGCCAGCTCAGGGACTACGTGAAACACACAGCCGTCGTCAATCCCCACGCCCGCATCGAGCTCCGCGAGCCCAACGGCGAGTTCAAGGCCGAGCGCGCGACCGATCAGCTCCCCGCCGAGACCGAGGAGATCCGCCCCCATCCCCACGGCGTCGAGCTCGGCACGCTGCTCAAGATGCTCGAAGCGACCGACTCCTACAGCGTCTCGGGGTTCCTCCAGGAGGAGTTCACTCGCGTCGGCACGAAGACGGCGACGAACGTCATCGGGGCGTTCACCGACCGCCACTACGGCCGCGAGATGGCCTGGCGGACGCCGGCGACCCACGAGGCGGACATCGAGGAAGCCGTCGCGGAGGCGGTGGTGAACAAGGGGCAAGACGCTACCGACGCGTTCGCCGGCCGCGTCGCCGACGCGATTCACGAACACGACCGCCTCGCCCATCACGAACTCGCCGCGCTCGTCGAGCGCGCCGCCGCAGCGACGACAGACGAGACGGGGACGACGTTCGGCGACACGGTCCAGGAGAAGGCGGTCGCGGCGGCGTGGGCGATCGTCCGCGACGACCGGACGGCCGATTTCTACACGTTGGCCGACGAGGCGACGAGCACGCGCAAGGACGACGGCGTCATCGAATCGTTCGCCGAACGGCTGGCGGCGAAGTTCGACGGCGAGGGTCGGGCGCGCGACCGACTGCGGCGGGAGACGCTCGAAGAGTACGTCGAGCGCGCCGCCGCGATGACCGCCGAACGCGAGGACGTCTCTTTCGGCGAGACCGCCCGCGAGAACGTCACGGACGCGCTCTGGAACGTCGCGCGGACGGTGCCCGACGATCCGCCGAACGTCACCGCCGTCGCCGACGATCGTGACACCGCGAGCGCCCTTCTGAGCGCGATGGCCGAGACGGACATCATCGCGCCGCCGACGGACTGTCTCTCGCCGATCACCGCGGATCTCGTGCGCTCGGGGCTCGAAAAGGAGTTCGACGCCGACTTCTACGCGTCGGCGACGCGCGACGCGGGCGTCCACGGCGGCGACCCGTTCATCGTCGAGGCCGGCATCGCCTACGGCGGCGACCTCCCCGCCGAAGGGAGCGTCGAACTGCTCCGCTTTGCGAACCGGGTTCCGCTGGTCTACCAGCGCGGGGCCTGTGCGACCACCGACGTTCTCAAGGGGATCGGCTGGCGCAACTACGGGCTCGACCAGCCCGGCGGCTCGGGCATGCCCAACGGGCCGGCGGTGATCATGATCCACGTCGCCTCGACGAACGTGCCCTTCACGAGCGAGTCGAAGGACGCCATCGCCAACATCCCGGCGATCGAGGACGAGATCGAACTCGCCGTCCGCGAGGCCGCCCGCGAGCTGAAGAGCTATCTGAACAAGCGCCGCTCGATGCAACAGCGTCAGGAGAAACAGGACGTCCTCGGCTCGATTCTCCCCGAGATGGCCGACAAGCTCGCGACCGTCACCGAGCGCGAGGAGCTGAAGATCGACGACTCGCTCGCGCGCATCATGAACAACGTCCTCGTCGAGCGCCGCGTCGAGAACTCCCACGTGGAGCTCGTCGTCGAGAACAACAGCGGGACCAGCGAGTCGCCCGAGCTGACCGAGATCGTCTCGGCCGAACCCACGAGCGTCTCCGACGGCGCGCGCGTCGTCGAGATGGACGGCGAGTGGTTCATCAAGTGGTCGCCAGAGGTCGGCAGCGACGACGACAGCGTCCTGAAGTACGAACTCGCCGACGAGAGCGACTACGATCTCGACGTGACCGGTATCGAGAACGCGAAACTCACCGTCAACACATAG
- a CDS encoding DNA topoisomerase IV subunit A: MSTDRSDSDDSARERLIELAADFYDQFAAGQIPEMELPTRTKSNIEYDENSDVWVYGDRTSTRSANSVRGARKLLKAIYTIDFLADQLGEDRSSTLRELYYLSESWDNEEAQFSDQDESNQLVEDLEIVSEVTREDFHMRPEESGATLMGPLYLREQTRRGEREIHCQKDVGEGGYQIPNNPDTIEFLDHDAEFILCVETGGMRDRLVENGFDDDYGTIVVHLKGQPARATRRITKRLHDELDLPVVVFTDGDPWSYRIYGSVAYGSIKSAHLSDYLATPEARFIGIQPTDIVEYDLPTDPLADSDINALESELSDPRFQTDYWREQIELQLDIEKKAEQQALASRGLDFVTDTYLPERLTEMGVL, translated from the coding sequence ATGAGCACCGACAGATCCGACAGCGACGACTCGGCGCGCGAGCGACTCATCGAGCTCGCGGCCGACTTCTACGACCAGTTCGCCGCCGGCCAGATCCCCGAGATGGAGCTGCCGACGCGGACGAAATCCAACATCGAGTACGACGAGAACAGTGACGTCTGGGTCTACGGCGACCGCACGAGCACGCGCAGCGCGAACTCGGTTCGCGGCGCGCGCAAACTGCTGAAGGCGATCTACACGATCGACTTCCTCGCCGACCAGCTCGGCGAAGACCGTTCGTCGACCCTGCGTGAGCTCTACTATCTCTCGGAGAGCTGGGACAACGAGGAGGCGCAGTTCTCGGATCAGGACGAATCGAACCAGCTCGTCGAGGACCTCGAAATCGTCTCGGAGGTGACCCGCGAGGACTTCCACATGCGCCCGGAGGAGTCGGGCGCGACGCTGATGGGGCCGCTCTACCTCCGCGAGCAAACCAGACGTGGCGAGCGCGAGATCCACTGCCAGAAGGACGTCGGCGAGGGTGGCTACCAGATCCCGAACAACCCGGACACGATCGAGTTCCTCGATCACGACGCCGAGTTCATCCTCTGTGTCGAGACGGGTGGGATGCGCGACAGGCTCGTCGAAAACGGGTTCGACGACGACTACGGTACGATCGTCGTCCACCTGAAGGGCCAGCCCGCCCGCGCGACCCGGCGAATCACCAAGCGCCTTCACGACGAGCTCGACCTTCCCGTGGTGGTGTTCACTGACGGCGACCCGTGGTCCTACCGGATCTACGGCTCGGTTGCCTACGGCTCGATCAAGTCGGCCCATCTCTCGGACTATCTCGCCACGCCCGAAGCGCGATTCATCGGGATTCAGCCGACCGACATCGTCGAGTACGACCTGCCGACCGACCCGCTCGCGGATTCGGACATCAACGCTCTCGAAAGCGAACTCAGCGATCCCCGCTTCCAGACCGACTACTGGCGCGAGCAGATCGAACTCCAGCTCGACATCGAGAAGAAGGCCGAACAGCAGGCGCTCGCCTCCCGAGGGCTGGACTTCGTCACCGACACGTATCTCCCGGAACGGCTGACCGAGATGGGCGTGCTGTAA
- a CDS encoding DUF433 domain-containing protein, with translation MAEIVKTEGVLGGKARLDGRRIAVLDIAERVLDHGRTPEHVVDQLDITPAEVYAALAYYYEHIDEMNAARERRRERDEWLRRESKAPETIEQ, from the coding sequence ATGGCCGAGATCGTGAAGACCGAGGGGGTGCTCGGTGGTAAGGCCCGCCTCGATGGGCGACGGATCGCGGTGCTCGACATCGCCGAGCGAGTGCTCGACCACGGTCGGACGCCCGAACACGTCGTCGATCAGCTCGACATCACGCCCGCGGAAGTGTACGCCGCGCTCGCGTACTACTACGAGCACATCGACGAGATGAACGCCGCGCGCGAGCGCCGACGCGAGCGCGACGAATGGCTGCGCCGCGAGTCGAAAGCACCCGAAACAATCGAGCAGTGA
- a CDS encoding DUF5615 family PIN-like protein produces MGLSFRADEHVDSAIVTALEAEGYTVETVGEEYERGLADEAHLLECRQRGRIILTNDDDFAVLGREMEHAGIVRYSNQGRSPGEFVRAIRCIDTHLSTREMTDHVEWLGQWL; encoded by the coding sequence ATGGGTCTCTCCTTTCGCGCCGACGAACACGTCGATAGCGCGATCGTCACGGCACTCGAAGCCGAAGGGTATACCGTCGAGACAGTGGGCGAAGAGTACGAGCGAGGGCTCGCCGACGAAGCTCATCTCTTGGAGTGTCGCCAGCGGGGACGAATCATCCTGACGAACGATGACGATTTCGCCGTATTGGGTCGTGAGATGGAACACGCCGGGATTGTCAGATATAGCAACCAGGGCCGATCGCCGGGCGAGTTCGTCCGGGCAATCAGGTGCATCGACACGCATCTCTCCACCCGGGAGATGACCGATCACGTCGAGTGGCTGGGTCAATGGCTCTGA
- a CDS encoding universal stress protein, giving the protein MTKRLLVPIDGSEQAWTALDHATTEHPEAALTLLYVINPVGGTAGVSAGAQIADVGYGEEWYEAAEQRAEALFERASERVGDREIETETTVGRPARAIAAFAEGNPIDAIVMGSHGRDGVSRIVLGSVAETVVRRAPVPVTVVR; this is encoded by the coding sequence ATGACGAAACGGCTGCTCGTCCCGATCGACGGCTCCGAGCAGGCGTGGACCGCGCTCGACCACGCCACGACCGAGCATCCCGAGGCAGCGCTCACGCTGCTCTACGTCATCAACCCCGTCGGGGGCACCGCCGGCGTGAGCGCGGGCGCGCAGATCGCCGACGTGGGCTACGGCGAGGAGTGGTACGAGGCCGCCGAACAGCGCGCCGAGGCTCTGTTCGAGCGTGCCAGCGAACGCGTCGGCGACCGCGAGATCGAGACCGAGACGACCGTCGGTCGGCCCGCCCGTGCCATCGCCGCGTTCGCCGAGGGGAACCCCATCGACGCGATCGTGATGGGGAGCCACGGCCGCGACGGCGTCTCACGGATCGTCCTCGGCAGCGTCGCCGAAACCGTCGTCCGGCGCGCGCCGGTGCCGGTGACGGTCGTTCGCTGA
- a CDS encoding DUF7113 family protein: MLLIRGRAGGTALTGTLYERGETAPSFSGAPDEDAPYVWVCDSFYEVESGGQRQQIDGATVNVAFESPVAHGFETREQAIEGAKEHLRTQFARVGVAESDVDIEMQKTDSAAE, translated from the coding sequence ATGCTCCTGATTCGGGGCCGTGCCGGCGGGACGGCACTCACCGGCACGCTCTACGAGCGCGGGGAGACCGCCCCCTCCTTCAGCGGCGCACCCGACGAGGACGCGCCGTACGTCTGGGTCTGCGATTCCTTCTACGAGGTCGAATCCGGCGGCCAGCGCCAGCAGATCGACGGCGCGACCGTGAACGTCGCCTTCGAGTCGCCCGTCGCCCACGGCTTCGAGACGCGCGAACAGGCCATCGAAGGCGCGAAAGAACATCTCCGGACACAGTTCGCTCGCGTCGGCGTCGCCGAATCGGACGTCGATATCGAGATGCAGAAGACCGATTCGGCGGCCGAGTGA